Proteins found in one Elephas maximus indicus isolate mEleMax1 chromosome 11, mEleMax1 primary haplotype, whole genome shotgun sequence genomic segment:
- the LOC126085436 gene encoding 60S ribosomal protein L12-like — MSHKFDANENKVMDLRYIRGEVGATSSLAPKINLQKKKGTYDIAKAPSDWKGLRVMVKLTIQNKQPQIEMVPSAPALAIKTLKESPRDRGKLKNIKQRRNSTFDEIVNVAQYTSHPYLARELSGTIKEILRTAHSVS; from the exons ATGTCACACAAGTTTGATGCCAATGAGAACAAAGTCATGGACCTGAGGTACATACGTGGGGAGGTCGGTGCCACATCCTCCCTGGCCCCCAAGATTAATCTCCAAAAAA aaaaaggtacttATGACATTGCCAAGGCACCCAGTGACTGGAAGGGTCTAAGGGTTATGGTGAAGCTGACCATTCAGAACAAACAGCCCCAGATTGAGATGGTACCTTCTGCCCCTGCCCTGGCCATCAAAACCCTGAAGGAATCACCCAGAGACAGGGGGAAGCTGAAAAAtattaagcagagaagaaatagCACTTTTGATGAGATTGTCAATGTTGCCCAATACACGAGTCACCCATATTTAGCCAGAGAACTCTCTGGAACTATTAAAGAGATCCTGAGGACTGCCCACTCTGTGAGTTGA